The following proteins are co-located in the Rhodothermaceae bacterium genome:
- the atpC gene encoding ATP synthase F1 subunit epsilon, whose product MSEDQRLLRVDIVAPDKRVFQGYAKGLRAPGADGNFQILYNHAPMISSLNVGPLILTLADAEKASFATSGGFIEVIGNIVTVLAETAEPASDIDTDRAQKAEQRALERLRSGSGDVDRIRAERALERARNRLRVSMAH is encoded by the coding sequence ATGAGCGAAGATCAGCGGCTGCTTCGGGTTGACATCGTTGCGCCTGACAAGCGCGTGTTTCAGGGATACGCAAAAGGCCTTCGTGCTCCCGGCGCAGACGGAAATTTTCAGATCCTGTACAATCATGCTCCCATGATTTCTTCCTTGAATGTGGGGCCTCTGATCTTAACACTGGCCGACGCAGAAAAGGCATCCTTCGCCACCAGCGGAGGCTTCATTGAGGTGATTGGAAACATCGTCACGGTTCTCGCAGAAACCGCAGAGCCGGCATCTGACATTGACACGGACCGCGCACAGAAAGCAGAACAGCGGGCACTGGAGCGCCTTAGAAGTGGATCTGGAGACGTTGACCGGATCCGGGCAGAACGAGCTTTGGAGCGTGCTCGTAACCGCCTCCGCGTCAGCATGGCCCACTAA